The window gagagagatacatcatggctttcaaacgaacaaagtggcagttggtcaaggccacacccccatcCTCCACCTTGTCCCCCCCCCCNNNNNNNNNNNNNNNNNNNNNNNNNNNNNNNNNNNNNNNNNNNNNNNNNNNNNNNNNNNNNNNNNNNNNNNNNNNNNNNNNNNNNNNNNNNNNNNNNNNNNNNNNNNNNNNNNNNNNNNNNNNNNNNNNNNNNNNNNNNNNNNNNNNNNNNNNNNNNNNNNNNNNNNNNNNNNNNNNNNNNNNNNNNNNNNNNNNNNNNNNNNNNNNNNNNNNNNNNNNNNNNNNNNNNNNNNNNNNNNNNNNNNNNNNNNNNNNNNNNNNNNNNNNNNNNNNNNNNNNNNNNNNNNNNNNNNNNNNNNNNNNNNNNNNNNNNNNNNNNNNNNNNNNNNNNNNNNNNNNNNNNNNNNNNNNNNNNNNNNNNNNNNNNNNNNNNNNNNNNNNNNNNNNNNNNNNNNNNNNNNNNNNNNNNNNNNNNNNNNNNNNNNNNNNNNNNNNNNNNNNNNNNNNNNNNNNNNNNNNNNNNNNNNNNNNNNNNNNNNNNNNNNNNNNNNNNNNNNNNNNNNNNNNNNNNNNNNNNNNNNNNNNNNNNNNNNNNNNNNNNNNNNNNNNNNNNNNNNNNNNNNNNNNNNNNNNNNNNNNNNNNNNNNNNNNNNNNNNNNNNNNNNNNNNNNNNNNNNNNNNNNNNNNNNNNNNNNNNNNNNNNNNNNNNNNNNNNNNNNNNNNNNNNNNNNNNNNNNNNNNNNNNNNNNNNNNNNNNNNNNNNNNNNNNNNNNNNNNNNNNNNNNNNNNNNNNNNNNNNNNNNNNNNNNNNNNNNNNNNNNNNNNNNNNNNNNNNNNNNNNNNNNNNNNNNNNNNNNNNNNNNNNNNNNNNNNNNNNNNNNNNNNNNNNNNNNNNNNNNNNNNNNNNNNNNNNNNNNNNNNNNNNNNNNNNNNNNNNNNNNNNNNNNNNNNNNNNNNNNNNNNNNNNNNNNNNNNNNNNNNNNNNNNNNNNNNNNNNNNNNNNNNNNNNNNNNNNNNNNNNNNTCTatagaaaagcatccaaagagcaccatgtcatgggacctttaacattttagaacaCAGATCATTGTCCCAGATGAAAGAAGGAAAACATTGTACATTAACTGATGCTgtcttttatctgttttaaaaNNNNNNNNNNTTGCTACTACCCCTTTGCACTCGGTCCACGCTCATGCCTAGGACGGAACTTTGCTCAGGTGGGTGATGTCTTAAATAGTCAtcgcacacaaaaacataacaatGCATGAAATTAACTCAATGTGTGTTGGGGCAATTGCANNNNNNNNNNNNNNNNNNNNNNNNNNNNNNNNNNNNNNNNNNNNNNNNNNNNNNNNNNNNNNNNNNNNNNNNNNNNNNNNNNNNNNNNNNNNNNNNNNNNNNNNNNNNNNNNNNNNNNNNNNNNNNNNNNNNNNNNNNNNNNNNNNNNNNNNNNNNNNNNNNNNNNNNNNNNNNNNNNNNNNNNNNNNNNNNNNNNNNNNNNNNNNNNNNNNNNNNNNNNNNNNNNNNNNNNNNNNNNNNNNNNNNNNNNNNNNNNNNNNNNNNNNNNNNNNNNATCTTATGCTGCAgagttttatcacttttctgtGAATGTTTAGCCTTTATATAGAAAAAACTATCAGTGcttattttaatgaaataaacTGTATTTCCATATGCAGTTATGAAGTTGAATTGCCCCCTTGGGAATTAATAAAGTTTTTTATCTGTATCAGTTATTACTGACCACTAATAAGCATATGGGACCCCTTTTCCTTCTGTTATTAGTAGTGATGGGCAAATTAAGCTTTGGTGAAGCAGTGAACCACTTAgaggaattggtttgaaaatgcgttcattactagaagcttcagtaacagTGACCTCGCCTGGTGATGTGCCAAGGCTTCATCTATATTACCCAGACAAGATAGTGGACAGGAAGCTTTTAGACTAGTGACACACATACTAACAATGGGAtgtcattctttttaaaataaagattgacAAATTTGTGTAttggggaaacagaggatgtgctTGGAAGATTGTGTAACTATGGCCAGGGGGTATGTGGGATAGGGAACACTCaacgttttttttaaggaacgttattttttccacactttttggACTGagcctctttattttttttgctcacAACCTCTCCACATTTAGAGAAGGTTATGTTTAGCCAATATAAAAAGGTGAGGCGACACATTTTTGTGATTTATCCAGTACACCAGTGGATCTTTCCAGCTGTGGAACTGTCATGTACCGCTGTACCTCCACTGTAGCTTCCATATTAAGAATAACCATTTGGCTCATTGTTTTTTAGAATCAacttaattgtttttgtacacatacagatgttttttttctgctgcagtGTTTCAATAAACTAATGATTAATTTAATACTTGCCAGTGTGATTTTATTCCATGTTGTGTATGTACTCAACCTGCCGTGTCTGGCTCTTACTGACAGTGTACACACGGGGGCGATGTGACCTTGCAAACAGATCTAAAAAGCACCTGTTAAGATACAAATTCATTAGAACGCTTCTTTACTTAATTTAGGAGATTTTTCATGTCCTTTTCTCTTTAAATGTAATAACAGTTGTTGAGTGGGTAATCACATTTTAGTCAGAGGCAGATCTTGATAGAAGGGCAGTTAAAgtcaaatttttttaattgagaaacTATTAGTAATTGGGCCAACTACTTAAACAACAGTTCCATTGCTTAGAAatgaacaaatgcaaaaaataacagACAGTTTGTAAATAGTAAAAGCTAAATATATACTACACAAAACGCTTTAAATACGTGTTCATTATTTCATACAGTTTATGGTACGTGACTTTTTCTCAGTCCTGAACTCGTTACTGTCCCTTTAAGGGGGCGGAGCCTGCGCCCTGTGAGACGCCACCGCACTATGCATGTACCTGCTGCCCACTCCTTTGCCATGTCTTGATTGGCTGTCTTGGCCGAAAGCCTCTTGAATGATTTCAAACCCGAGTGTTTGGACGAGAAGGAGGGGGTCTCCTGCTAATTCCGACCTGGCTGAGTGGAAAGGCTTCAACTATCcgtgcaccaccaccaccaccaccagagTAAAGAGGCTTATCCGAGGAGCGTTGTTGTCGGTAAAACGCGTTCAAGAGAGCACCGCCGGTAAAACAAAAGTGGGCTTTAATAAGTGTCGTGTTCACGCTTATTTTAGCTCAAATTAgggtttagctaacagctacgTCCCAGTTAGTTGCTCTTTCTGTTTATTATCGTTTGAACGGAGCGATGTCCAGAGGAAACGGCGCACATTGCGATGGGACACGGTGAGTTGTGCTGACGGGACTCGGCCCCGGGGACCAGGACCTGATTGGAAATCACtgacatttgatttaaaatcaCGTGTTTCCTATTGTGACGGAATGTGAGTACTCAGCAGTTGTTTCCGAAATTcatacatcattttttttttttccttcaaagaTTAGTGAGGGCATTCAGTTCACGCACGGGTTGCCATAGCATCacattcatatttttctttttcgttATATCGGCCTGTTGAAGAGGAGGGCATGGCGATACTTGCATATTTTGGACAATGTATTCGTATTATAACACAATTCCGCAACTGAGGCTTGGTTGAATTAGTTTTGATAGTTTTTATTTCAAGGCACCGTGTACACGAACCGACAGGCTACTCACAGCGAAGACAGCCATGGCTAAAAACCTGTCCGAGGGAGCGAGGGATGAGCTGAGCCAGCTGACGGACGAGGAGATGCTGCGGTTCACCAAAGAGGAGCTGGTCCGGAGATTGCGGAGGGTCGACGGCGAGAAAATGAACTTGATGATCGAGCATGGCAACATGATAAAAGACATTAACCGGCGGCTGCAGCTGCACCTGCACGAAATCCGGAGTCTGAAGGAGATCAACCAGAAGCTGCAGGACGACAACCATGAGCTCCGGGAGCTCTGCTGCTTCCTGGACGACGACCGGCAGAAGGGCAAGAAGCTGTCCCGGGAGTGGCAGCGCTTCGGCCGCCACACCGCCAGCGCCATGTGGAAGGAGGTGGGCACCTACATGATGAAGCTGAAGGAGTTGGAGGCCAACCAGGGCACCGTGTTGAGGGAGAACTCTGAGCTGAAGGAGATCATCCTCATGCTGGATGAGGAGAGGAACGGAGCGGGCTCCAGGAGCTCCATAGACAGTCAGTCCAGTTTAAGCAACCTGAACGGCGGCACCGGCACGGTCAGGGATGTTGGGGACGGGAGTAGCACGTCCAGCACGGGTAGTGCTGGGAGCCCCGATCACCACAATCACAACAACCACATACACAAGCCCGTCTCAGAGAACAGTAAGCTAGGCACCACCATGAGGAGGTCCATGGATGACCTGTCAGCCCCGCACCACCACAGGAGCATCCCCAATGGACTTAATGGTGAGTAGGCCTACATACACTCCCTCCACCTGTGGGAACTCACCTGTTTGTCCAAATCTGCAGGCAGTCTTAACCAGAGATGCTACAGTCCAACCAATCAGGCcttacagtaggctacataaaacctgaaaaaatggaaaatagccCTTTTGATTATATTTCCATCTTTGTGGCCACAAGTTACTTTATAGGGCGTAGGTGAATGACTACAAATTAGGGTACCCTTGACTTCAAAAGAGCTCCAACTAAGAGACACAAGTTGTTGTTGCCCGTTTGAGGCCTGCCTCTGGCAATTATAGTATTGTAATGTAGATCAAATTGTAATTCTTTGTAGTTGAGCTTTCAAAAGACACATATTTAGGCCTGCacaaaatgaggaaaatatgcgatatgCGTTTTTGAGTACCgcaataacgatattacttgcgataaataaacagatgtaCTTGTGTACTTAGTTCTGCATTCCTGCTGCTAAAATACAATAGCTcgttaaatttaaaacaaataaagggaaatcatttttcaacattcttcTAAGAAATTGGACAGTGAATGAATATTAAAGGcaccacttaaaaaaagaatggcAGTTGCATTTGAatgtgcagttttctactgacattttcttttaactaatcacctatcaagtgcgatatgttgcagccttttgcaATGTGTATATTGCACAAGTTGATATTGCAATAACGATTAAAAACACTATCTTGTGCAGCCCTTTTAATGCAGCTGGCCTATTACATCTGTACACCTCTGGTTTCATTCCTCATAGATCCTACAGTCAGGATGTTATGCATGTGATTGCACTGACAACATATGCTGATCAAAACGGCTGTGAAGGATTAACTGGGGGGGTGGGGTCTTGGCTTAACCTCACTGAAAAGTCTTGATTGGGGTTATTatgacacatacacatatgcacacagagTGTCCTTAAGAGGCCTTTTCAGTCCCACTTTAGCCCATCATTGGAGTCTGCACTGATTTAGGTCACTGCACTCGTGGTCCTTAAGAAAAAGGACTTATTGTAATAGCTTTTAAAGGAGGGCACGCGCAAATtgatttatgttgttgttggggGTCATTCGCTGATTATCATTGTTGCCTTTTTGGTTGTGGAAGAGCACTCATGTCTGCTTAGGGCCCATTTGAAATGCATGGCATGGGACCAGAAATCAGTGTCCCTGTGTTAAGACCTAAATACACGGCTGAAAGCTTCGAGCTGGGATGAAAATGCCCTGATGGAACAGGAGGACACTAAGGCTTGTTTAGCTAGCACATGGGCTGATAACTTGCCACGATCTGTTTGGcaaagggaataaaaaaaaaaaaaatcccacacccagttttaaactttattatcatcattattctTTTATCCCTGATTTACAAGGACTGGGCAGCAGCATATAGGAGCTCAACGCAAGCAGTTTCAAATCAGATCACATAGGTCAAATCTTCTATCAGGCGTTCCCGGACATCGCACACTGTGAAAACTGTGAAGGTAACAAATACAAAAGGATTGAAACGAGCATTAGCGAGAGCCGAAGGGAGCCCTTAATCCGGAAACACTCGCAcgccaacacacacattttggggCGGTGTCATTACGTAACATCAATATTGTGCCTGCAGTGACCCAGCACCTCTCTTAAGctcttgtttctgttttctgatGTGTGTGACATCATGTGCCACCGAGGCTCTGCGTGCTCATTGCTGACAGTAATGCACAaattctaacacacacacacacacacaatggcatGCCTGAAAGACCTGTTTCACTTGAAAGAAGGTGTATGATTTCATTGTTTACAGCCACTAGTCATtatgcaaaaaagagcaataagaATCATTCACAACGCCGGATTTCGGGATCATACAAATTCATTATTTCTATGTCTAAATTGCTAAAATACCATGATTTAATAATATCAAACGCAGTATTCATGTCAAAGCAAGAAATGCCTATGCCGGGAATATTCAAAAGATGTTCACTGAAAGGGGGGAGGGTACGATTTAAGGGGAAGAGGAAATTAAGTAATAGatgtagaacatcaaggaaaaGATTTGTTTATCAATGCGCGGAGTTTAAATTGTGGAACAAACTAAATGAGAACCTAAAGCAATGCCCAAAcatattccttttcaaaaaatgtacaaagaaataGTTTTACAAAGTATAAAGAAGCACGTGTagaagttttgtttgttttttgtgttatttatttatattatatatgagggtggtgttgtgtgtatatgtgtgtgtatatgtataatatatatatatggtgtataatatatatatatatattatatataatatatatctatatatatgatatatatatataattttttattatatatatatgtatatatatatgtatatatatatatgtgttgttgtgggtgtgtgtattatgtatgtgggtatgtatgtatgtatatgttacATATGTGggtatgtatttgtgtaggtatgggtgtgtatatatgtgtgtgtgtgtatatatatatatatatatataatatatatatatatattatatatataatagcaACTAATTATAATATTGTAAAGCAATGCCAGAattaaaggggtaggagtacataagttttatcttcctactccttttcgcacaGTAATAGAGGGATGTTAAAGAAGGATTCTTTGTTGTTATGTTTCTctcaattttttgtttattatttctttttattattatttttatttttatacactttctcttgcatgttcgaaataagatattacaatcaatcaatcaatcaattgttAATAATAAGATTGATGCTAACTAGTCCTAAACAAAGCTGAGCATTGCTTATCTTTCTGGCTTTTACATCATTGCAAACAGTAAGAAACAGAACAACTGTTGGCATGCCAATTGCtgaaacccccccaaaaaagcagTATTACACTACTCCTAACTTAACGTAATTGCTCGCAGGTCGACACTAGCCTCTAAAGGCCTGgcgaggaaaaaaaataaaaaataagatctTCACCAGCGCAGATTTACTCGATTTGGCTTTTTGAAATCCGAGCGGAGTGACCATGTTGTGAGGTCAGGTCTGGCTGCGGTGTGGGGTCTTCAGAGTGGCTTTATTTAATACTGTCCAAATGTCAGTcccgtccccccccctccccagggCATTTAAGAGACAAGCTTGAGGATTGCCGCCAAGTGCTAAATGAACAGCATCTGTCGCttgccgcacacacacacacaacacacacacacaccacacacacacacacacacacacacacacacacacacacacacacacacacatagaggaGCAGgatgcttgtgttttgtgtccaGAGGAGGACAGACCAGTTGGTTGAGCTAGAGGCTTCTTCATACGTTTcagtcagttaaaaaaaaaaaaaaagaaaaaatctttttGGCAAATGTAAATTTGGAAGTCCTTTGCTTTAGAGGCAAAATAGGCCTGGGAGAGGAGTGTATAAAGGGGGCCCAGGAAAGGGCCCTCAATGGGTCTCGGTGGTGTTGGGGGAGTGGCTGAACGGCGGTGAGGGGTTGGCTGGGAAGCTCTGGGGTGGAGTGGTGGGGGACTGTTGGAGGGCATATTTAAGCTCAAAGGAGTTTGGTTTTGGGAGACATCCTGCTGTCTGCTTAATTGAATTTTGTGTGCGTTGACATGGCTGaaatccccccctcccctccactcCTCTTCCTTTGGGGATACAGGCTGTGTGAGTGCATGTTTACTCGGAcagggcgtgtgtgtgttgtaatgcGCGAGGAGAGCGATGGCTTTTGTtcggaagagaaaaaaaaaaaaaaaaaaaaaaggaagaacagCAGGGGCTACGTTGAGTTTGTTTGACTAGTGACTTCTATTTCCCGACTTCTCAACATCTGCATTCACTTTCGGTGGTCTGGAACCCAATTCCAGTTGATAGAAATATGATGCTGTTCTCGAGACCTTGCGTTAGGCTCCTCTTTAGTGCCACACAGACTGCAAATAGGCCTAGCTGTGTGTGAGATTGAGACAAAGTGCCCCAAGCGAGACAGCAAAGTGCTGCTCTGACATTGTCCAGATGAACTGATAGAGATCCT of the Etheostoma spectabile isolate EspeVRDwgs_2016 chromosome 18, UIUC_Espe_1.0, whole genome shotgun sequence genome contains:
- the ccdc85cb gene encoding coiled-coil domain-containing protein 85C-B isoform X4; its protein translation is MAKNLSEGARDELSQLTDEEMLRFTKEELVRRLRRVDGEKMNLMIEHGNMIKDINRRLQLHLHEIRSLKEINQKLQDDNHELRELCCFLDDDRQKGKKLSREWQRFGRHTASAMWKEVGTYMMKLKELEANQGTVLRENSELKEIILMLDEERNGAGSRSSIDSQSSLSNLNGGTGTVRDVGDGSSTSSTGSAGSPDHHNHNNHIHKPVSENSKLGTTMRRSMDDLSAPHHHRSIPNGLNDSSSNYIRQLETKVRILEDDNNQLLSQCNPGDLRVLRKGMTLYHSESQLSSLPQRQDAMHMGTGRLPTSESSPATGYLSCVQKPEAVVHAMKVLEVHENLDKQVPEDYEDDLSEKEKAIVREMCNVVWRKLGDAAGSKLSVRQHLSGNQFKGPL
- the ccdc85cb gene encoding coiled-coil domain-containing protein 85C-B isoform X7; protein product: MAKNLSEGARDELSQLTDEEMLRFTKEELVRRLRRVDGEKMNLMIEHGNMIKDINRRLQLHLHEIRSLKEINQKLQDDNHELRELCCFLDDDRQKGKKLSREWQRFGRHTASAMWKEVGTYMMKLKELEANQGTVLRENSELKEIILMLDEERNGAGSRSSIDSQSSLSNLNGGTGTVRDVGDGSSTSSTGSAGSPDHHNHNNHIHKPVSENSKLGTTMRRSMDDLSAPHHHRSIPNGLNDSSSNYIRQLETKVRILEDDNNQLLSQQCNPGDLRVLRKGMTLYHSESQLSSLPQRQDAMHMVLEVHENLDKQVPEDYEDDLSEKEKAIVREMCNVVWRKLGDAAGSKLSVRQHLSGNQFKGPL
- the ccdc85cb gene encoding coiled-coil domain-containing protein 85C-B isoform X8, encoding MAKNLSEGARDELSQLTDEEMLRFTKEELVRRLRRVDGEKMNLMIEHGNMIKDINRRLQLHLHEIRSLKEINQKLQDDNHELRELCCFLDDDRQKGKKLSREWQRFGRHTASAMWKEVGTYMMKLKELEANQGTVLRENSELKEIILMLDEERNGAGSRSSIDSQSSLSNLNGGTGTVRDVGDGSSTSSTGSAGSPDHHNHNNHIHKPVSENSKLGTTMRRSMDDLSAPHHHRSIPNGLNDSSSNYIRQLETKVRILEDDNNQLLSQCNPGDLRVLRKGMTLYHSESQLSSLPQRQDAMHMVLEVHENLDKQVPEDYEDDLSEKEKAIVREMCNVVWRKLGDAAGSKLSVRQHLSGNQFKGPL
- the ccdc85cb gene encoding coiled-coil domain-containing protein 85C-B isoform X3, coding for MAKNLSEGARDELSQLTDEEMLRFTKEELVRRLRRVDGEKMNLMIEHGNMIKDINRRLQLHLHEIRSLKEINQKLQDDNHELRELCCFLDDDRQKGKKLSREWQRFGRHTASAMWKEVGTYMMKLKELEANQGTVLRENSELKEIILMLDEERNGAGSRSSIDSQSSLSNLNGGTGTVRDVGDGSSTSSTGSAGSPDHHNHNNHIHKPVSENSKLGTTMRRSMDDLSAPHHHRSIPNGLNDSSSNYIRQLETKVRILEDDNNQLLSQQCNPGDLRVLRKGMTLYHSESQLSSLPQRQDAMHMGTGRLPTSESSPATGYLSCVQKPEAVVHAMKVLEVHENLDKQVPEDYEDDLSEKEKAIVREMCNVVWRKLGDAAGSKLSVRQHLSGNQFKGPL
- the ccdc85cb gene encoding coiled-coil domain-containing protein 85C-B isoform X5; protein product: MAKNLSEGARDELSQLTDEEMLRFTKEELVRRLRRVDGEKMNLMIEHGNMIKDINRRLQLHLHEIRSLKEINQKLQDDNHELRELCCFLDDDRQKGKKLSREWQRFGRHTASAMWKEVGTYMMKLKELEANQGTVLRENSELKEIILMLDEERNGAGSRSSIDSQSSLSNLNGGTGTVRDVGDGSSTSSTGSAGSPDHHNHNNHIHKPVSENSKLGTTMRRSMDDLSAPHHHRSIPNGLNDSSSNYIRQLETKVRILEDDNNQLLSQAHSRYSLSQIQTRKQCNPGDLRVLRKGMTLYHSESQLSSLPQRQDAMHMVLEVHENLDKQVPEDYEDDLSEKEKAIVREMCNVVWRKLGDAAGSKLSVRQHLSGNQFKGPL
- the ccdc85cb gene encoding coiled-coil domain-containing protein 85C-B isoform X1, which encodes MAKNLSEGARDELSQLTDEEMLRFTKEELVRRLRRVDGEKMNLMIEHGNMIKDINRRLQLHLHEIRSLKEINQKLQDDNHELRELCCFLDDDRQKGKKLSREWQRFGRHTASAMWKEVGTYMMKLKELEANQGTVLRENSELKEIILMLDEERNGAGSRSSIDSQSSLSNLNGGTGTVRDVGDGSSTSSTGSAGSPDHHNHNNHIHKPVSENSKLGTTMRRSMDDLSAPHHHRSIPNGLNDSSSNYIRQLETKVRILEDDNNQLLSQAHSRYSLSQIQTRKQCNPGDLRVLRKGMTLYHSESQLSSLPQRQDAMHMGTGRLPTSESSPATGYLSCVQKPEAVVHAMKVLEVHENLDKQVPEDYEDDLSEKEKAIVREMCNVVWRKLGDAAGSKLSVRQHLSGNQFKGPL
- the ccdc85cb gene encoding coiled-coil domain-containing protein 85C-B isoform X6, which codes for MAKNLSEGARDELSQLTDEEMLRFTKEELVRRLRRVDGEKMNLMIEHGNMIKDINRRLQLHLHEIRSLKEINQKLQDDNHELRELCCFLDDDRQKGKKLSREWQRFGRHTASAMWKEVGTYMMKLKELEANQGTVLRENSELKEIILMLDEERNGAGSRSSIDSQSSLSNLNGGTGTVRDVGDGSSTSSTGSAGSPDHHNHNNHIHKPVSENSKLGTTMRRSMDDLSAPHHHRSIPNGLNDSSSNYIRQLETKVRILEDDNNQLLSQAHSRYSLSQIQTRKCNPGDLRVLRKGMTLYHSESQLSSLPQRQDAMHMVLEVHENLDKQVPEDYEDDLSEKEKAIVREMCNVVWRKLGDAAGSKLSVRQHLSGNQFKGPL
- the ccdc85cb gene encoding coiled-coil domain-containing protein 85C-B isoform X2, which produces MAKNLSEGARDELSQLTDEEMLRFTKEELVRRLRRVDGEKMNLMIEHGNMIKDINRRLQLHLHEIRSLKEINQKLQDDNHELRELCCFLDDDRQKGKKLSREWQRFGRHTASAMWKEVGTYMMKLKELEANQGTVLRENSELKEIILMLDEERNGAGSRSSIDSQSSLSNLNGGTGTVRDVGDGSSTSSTGSAGSPDHHNHNNHIHKPVSENSKLGTTMRRSMDDLSAPHHHRSIPNGLNDSSSNYIRQLETKVRILEDDNNQLLSQAHSRYSLSQIQTRKCNPGDLRVLRKGMTLYHSESQLSSLPQRQDAMHMGTGRLPTSESSPATGYLSCVQKPEAVVHAMKVLEVHENLDKQVPEDYEDDLSEKEKAIVREMCNVVWRKLGDAAGSKLSVRQHLSGNQFKGPL